The proteins below come from a single Myripristis murdjan chromosome 10, fMyrMur1.1, whole genome shotgun sequence genomic window:
- the LOC115366745 gene encoding uncharacterized protein LOC115366745, whose amino-acid sequence MEEEGEEEAQRNYCRRMISHLKKQHPDSSEKRETGKRRKEPREERLKRQTTLSGRQAGVQIGHGTADHSVCILPVPEPATREGALTSPSLPVQGPPVQLVPPQLISLLRHKTFKEEMKRAVEVELHDPAVCSMCEQKQASVALSTFIRRKKTQLDVQTLEERLNTKLMLQRQFEPIGGVCAQPSKVLQCPSQDLGGITRERYAGHSNLELP is encoded by the exons atggaggaggagggggaggaggaggcgcagAGGAACTACTGCAGGAGAATGATTTCCCATCTCAAAAAGCAGCACCCAGACTCCTcagagaagagggagacaggaaagagacGCAAAGAGCCCCGAGAGGAGAGACTGAAAAGGCAGACGACTTTAAGTGGAAGACAAGCTGGAGTGCAGATAGGGCATGGGACTGCTGATCACAGTGTGTGTATCCTCCCTGTGCCAGAGCCGGCGACCAGAGAGGGAGCCCTGACCTCCCCCAGCCTCCCGGTCCAAGGTCCCCCTGTCCAGCTGGTGCCCCCTCAGCTCATCTCACTGCTCCGGCACAAAACTTTCAAGGAGGAAATGAAGCGG GCTGTGGAGGTGGAGCTCCACGACCCCGCTGTCTGCAGCATGTGTGAGCAGAAGCAGGCCTCTGTGGCCTTGAGCACTTTTATCAGGAGGAAGAAGACACAACTCGATGTCCAAACACTGGAGGAGAGACTAAACACAAAACTTATGCTTCAGA GGCAGTTTGAGCCTATTGGGGGAGTTTGTGCACAACCCTCCAAAGTCCTTCAATGCCCCTCACAGGATTTGGGAGGAATTACTAGGGAGAGATATGCGGGTCACAGCAACCTGGAGTTGCCTTAG